From a region of the Emcibacteraceae bacterium genome:
- the nagA gene encoding N-acetylglucosamine-6-phosphate deacetylase, translated as MKKLNENRREFMQKMGLASLAAGSGLLSTNSFAQSNSFMSFNNVGRIKIFNGRLLTPYRELPNGCIAVENGKIVEVSDSNIEFPGAMEIDAGGKYISPGFIDLHCHGGGGHSFLDGTVNAFLKAAELHARHGTTSMYPTALSGDKEELYKNLDIYEQANKVNKAGAEFLGVFLEGPYYSMEQRGAQNPKYIRDPDPKEYKEILSRTTVIKRWDSAPERKGSLEFIRYLRSKGVMPSMGHTSAVYDDVMLAFENGVSLATHLYSGMAGVTRRNSFRFPGGVESAFLIEEMNVEVISDGRHLPAPLLKLIYKTKGADRIALVTDSMRAAGLPDGQESILGSLTNGIKVIVEDGVAKLPDRTSFAGSVATTDRLVRTISTIADVPLKDAVRMMSITPANIMGIADRKGSLVPGKDADILIFDNDIQIDKTIIGGNIVYSRA; from the coding sequence ATGAAAAAACTTAACGAAAACCGTCGTGAATTTATGCAAAAAATGGGACTTGCGTCTTTGGCTGCAGGAAGCGGGCTGCTTTCGACAAATTCATTTGCCCAGTCAAATTCTTTCATGTCATTCAATAACGTTGGGCGGATTAAAATTTTTAACGGCCGGTTGCTTACTCCCTACCGGGAACTGCCAAATGGCTGCATTGCCGTTGAGAACGGTAAAATAGTAGAGGTCAGTGACAGCAATATTGAATTCCCGGGCGCAATGGAAATTGACGCTGGTGGAAAATATATATCCCCAGGCTTTATTGATCTTCATTGCCATGGCGGCGGCGGCCATTCATTTCTGGATGGGACGGTCAACGCCTTTTTGAAAGCGGCAGAGTTGCACGCACGTCACGGTACCACATCCATGTATCCAACGGCCCTGTCCGGGGATAAAGAAGAACTTTATAAAAATCTGGATATATATGAGCAGGCCAATAAGGTCAATAAGGCGGGGGCGGAATTTCTTGGCGTGTTTCTTGAAGGACCATATTATTCGATGGAACAGCGCGGTGCACAGAACCCGAAATATATCAGAGACCCGGACCCGAAGGAATATAAGGAAATTTTATCGCGCACAACTGTGATCAAGCGCTGGGATTCAGCGCCTGAAAGGAAAGGATCACTGGAGTTTATCCGTTATCTCCGCTCTAAAGGCGTTATGCCGTCCATGGGGCATACCAGTGCCGTTTATGATGATGTCATGCTTGCTTTTGAAAATGGTGTTTCGCTGGCAACCCATCTTTATTCCGGCATGGCCGGGGTGACACGGCGCAATTCGTTCCGTTTTCCGGGTGGTGTGGAAAGCGCTTTCCTGATTGAAGAAATGAATGTTGAGGTTATCTCAGACGGTCGCCACCTGCCGGCACCACTTTTAAAGCTGATTTATAAAACCAAAGGGGCGGACCGCATTGCGCTGGTAACCGATTCCATGCGGGCGGCAGGACTTCCTGACGGGCAGGAAAGTATTTTGGGAAGTCTGACCAATGGCATAAAAGTTATAGTTGAGGACGGTGTGGCAAAATTGCCGGACAGAACATCTTTCGCGGGCAGCGTTGCAACCACTGACCGGCTGGTCAGAACAATCAGTACCATTGCCGATGTGCCGCTTAAGGATGCTGTCAGAATGATGAGCATCACCCCGGCAAACATCATGGGGATCGCAGACCGGAAAGGATCGCTGGTTCCGGGTAAGGACGCGGATATTCTGATATTTGATAATGATATTCAGATTGATAAAACCATAATCGGCGGCAATATCGTTTACAGCCGGGCTTAA
- a CDS encoding glucosamine-6-phosphate deaminase: protein MDKREITKDKLKVKIYKTRNDMGADAAEEVSSCINSLLKNKDHINIVFAAAPSQNEFLASLRTKDVDWSRINAFHMDEYVGLDSDAPQLFGNYLKEMLFDHVNFREVYYMNGDKDKLDTECKRYADLMEKYPTDIVILGIGENTHLAFNDPHVAFFDDPEVVKIIDLDEKNRWQQVDPDDHICFKTIEEVPTHAITLTIPALFKATYAFAVVPGNNKADAIYHTLKDDIQEKYPSTILRNHPKAVLYIDEASASKLA from the coding sequence ATGGACAAAAGAGAAATAACAAAAGATAAGCTGAAGGTAAAAATATATAAGACCAGAAATGATATGGGGGCGGATGCTGCAGAGGAAGTCAGCAGCTGTATCAATTCACTTCTCAAAAATAAAGACCACATCAATATCGTATTTGCCGCAGCACCATCACAAAATGAATTTCTTGCTTCTCTAAGAACTAAGGATGTGGACTGGAGTCGGATCAACGCGTTCCATATGGACGAATATGTTGGTCTGGATTCTGATGCACCGCAGCTTTTCGGGAATTACCTAAAAGAAATGCTTTTTGATCACGTTAATTTCCGTGAAGTTTATTATATGAATGGGGACAAAGATAAACTTGACACTGAATGTAAAAGATATGCTGATCTGATGGAAAAATACCCGACGGATATTGTCATACTGGGAATTGGCGAAAATACCCATCTGGCTTTCAATGACCCGCATGTTGCTTTTTTTGATGATCCGGAAGTGGTGAAAATTATTGATCTGGATGAAAAAAACAGATGGCAGCAGGTGGACCCTGATGATCATATCTGTTTTAAAACCATTGAAGAAGTGCCAACCCACGCTATAACACTGACTATTCCTGCCTTGTTCAAGGCGACATATGCCTTTGCGGTTGTACCGGGGAATAATAAGGCTGATGCGATTTATCATACATTGAAAGATGATATTCAGGAAAAATATCCGTCGACAATTTTGCGTAATCACCCAAAAGCCGTTTTATATATTGACGAGGCAAGCGCCAGCAAACTGGCATAG
- a CDS encoding heparinase II/III family protein, with product MRKLSLFLALYLGLTAQTIAKTELEPFKYSEDFEDRALGAWASYPLWQDTAYDPNFRVNEIVPGDPNISIVQKVTPYTNVDNYAGAQKLMNIYLAAGSEISLKYYLKTNLKAEFFKVRFAAGELGKLDITIPNPKTNMWVPLTVSYKDLIRENPSLKNNNEIEIHALAFLTKIPSADPDMPIYLGLDDIKVTAKQGAVFKFAKPEMMKLPEFAEFIPKKHFSRGDKFSLSGSWGFNADKVTIKIASITDRNDPVYEGELAKDGRNWFLNPLTLTYPDGLYIGEVNAYSENEQKSSTAFTIHIAPKVADMAGQHPRLLYDAEKARVIEARLKEDRFKKVYDDIAESAKLQREKVPVASLIFDLDQFPDEVWLPSWDAWRMHIFHTMDALRQNAMAYEFHHDREAGLYVKDVLLKLSDWDNWSHPWQTKRGRFSEHNTGSWSHRLAEAYDLTYDLMSEAERVKIRGALIRNIIDGAFKTYVYNDNITSKTSNWIAMITGGSLMTMAAIYADGPDTENLEPYFTGTMLKYYTFLNRVADTKDGSWGEGFGYNNYSFSNLSYSVPSLKNVFNIDVSASLVGTYKEYIWGGLIKDHKWFDFGDSVGDIIPASNWAFLLDMQKESRLGWYYNYLKDGKETFLDALYETRNVKEDTPFDESAIKAFHKVGTTVFKSGWEKDDFVFVMRSGPFYNHQHLDQGSFYLADRGQIFIEDRHLKTSDYYEDPKYQSWLTQPIAHSTILINGNHQSQRVGDPLGFAAGFDDHAIIAQFLDGQDAAFSTADIGRLYWGKVKSLTRNVLYLKPRTVLMVDIAVPDKDDVDVTLLYQTLALNDISVGGKVSKISKGGSTLNIMPLSPAQMDIKAVETPHYIKTLRNEKPLIKEGMITSTSSSSGAKPLVMANILTTENVDATVKVEKHNGYISGTASGQKFAFTTSPGNQYTVDNIKTDAISLSWDNERAFVGSTTTFSRGGKLRVSSNMPMTFELSGNGLKYYHGSGGQLSIYAENPPADVILNGKSVDDFIYNDKNKMVTVDVPKGEGLLIIQ from the coding sequence ATGAGAAAATTATCCCTGTTTCTTGCCCTTTATCTTGGGCTAACGGCACAAACAATTGCCAAAACCGAGCTTGAGCCCTTTAAATATAGTGAGGATTTTGAAGACCGCGCCCTTGGGGCATGGGCATCTTATCCGCTGTGGCAGGATACGGCGTATGACCCTAATTTCAGGGTCAATGAAATTGTACCGGGGGACCCAAACATATCGATCGTGCAAAAGGTTACCCCTTACACCAATGTGGATAATTATGCGGGTGCCCAGAAGCTCATGAACATATATCTGGCAGCGGGCTCTGAAATTTCTCTTAAATATTATCTGAAAACCAATCTGAAGGCGGAATTTTTTAAAGTTAGGTTTGCGGCAGGAGAACTCGGTAAACTGGATATCACGATCCCAAACCCGAAAACAAATATGTGGGTGCCGCTTACCGTCAGCTACAAGGACCTGATCCGTGAAAACCCTTCCCTGAAAAATAACAATGAAATTGAAATCCATGCTTTAGCGTTTTTAACCAAAATCCCTTCCGCCGATCCGGATATGCCGATTTATCTCGGGCTGGATGATATTAAGGTCACAGCTAAACAGGGGGCAGTTTTTAAATTTGCCAAACCTGAAATGATGAAACTTCCTGAATTTGCAGAGTTTATTCCTAAGAAGCATTTCAGCCGCGGTGATAAATTCTCGCTTTCCGGCAGCTGGGGTTTTAATGCGGATAAAGTCACTATAAAAATTGCCTCTATTACAGACAGAAATGACCCGGTTTATGAGGGGGAACTGGCAAAGGATGGAAGGAACTGGTTTTTAAATCCGCTTACTCTTACCTATCCGGATGGACTATATATTGGTGAGGTCAATGCTTATTCAGAGAACGAGCAGAAATCAAGCACCGCGTTTACCATTCATATTGCGCCAAAGGTGGCCGATATGGCAGGGCAGCACCCAAGGCTTCTTTATGATGCTGAAAAAGCAAGGGTGATTGAAGCCCGTCTTAAAGAAGATCGCTTTAAAAAGGTTTATGACGATATTGCAGAAAGTGCAAAACTCCAGCGTGAAAAAGTGCCCGTTGCCAGTCTGATTTTTGATCTGGACCAATTCCCGGACGAAGTATGGCTACCTTCATGGGATGCCTGGAGAATGCATATTTTTCATACGATGGATGCACTTCGTCAGAATGCAATGGCTTATGAATTTCATCATGACCGTGAAGCGGGACTATATGTTAAAGATGTTCTTTTAAAATTGTCGGACTGGGATAACTGGTCGCATCCATGGCAGACAAAAAGAGGACGGTTCAGTGAACATAACACGGGGAGCTGGTCACACCGTCTTGCCGAAGCCTATGATCTGACTTACGATTTGATGAGCGAAGCGGAAAGGGTAAAAATCCGGGGAGCCCTCATAAGAAATATTATTGATGGCGCCTTTAAAACATATGTCTATAACGATAATATTACCTCAAAAACGTCAAACTGGATTGCCATGATAACCGGGGGATCGCTGATGACGATGGCGGCAATTTATGCTGACGGTCCGGACACGGAAAATCTGGAACCCTATTTTACGGGGACAATGCTAAAATATTATACATTCCTGAACCGTGTCGCCGACACAAAAGACGGCAGCTGGGGCGAAGGATTTGGCTATAATAATTATAGTTTTTCAAACCTGTCCTACAGTGTGCCTTCACTCAAAAATGTGTTTAACATAGATGTCAGCGCCTCTTTGGTTGGTACCTATAAGGAATATATCTGGGGCGGGCTTATTAAAGATCATAAATGGTTTGATTTTGGCGATTCCGTTGGGGATATTATTCCGGCATCCAACTGGGCATTCCTGCTGGATATGCAGAAGGAAAGCCGGCTGGGCTGGTATTATAATTATCTGAAAGATGGTAAGGAAACATTTCTGGATGCGCTTTATGAAACCAGAAACGTAAAAGAGGATACACCATTTGATGAAAGCGCAATCAAGGCATTCCATAAGGTGGGCACGACCGTTTTCAAAAGCGGATGGGAAAAGGATGACTTTGTATTTGTTATGAGAAGTGGTCCTTTTTATAACCATCAGCACCTTGATCAGGGTAGTTTTTATCTTGCGGATCGCGGGCAGATTTTTATTGAAGACCGCCACTTAAAAACATCGGATTATTATGAGGATCCTAAATATCAGTCATGGCTCACACAGCCAATTGCCCATTCAACCATCCTGATTAACGGCAATCATCAAAGCCAGCGAGTTGGTGACCCGCTTGGATTTGCTGCCGGATTTGACGATCACGCCATTATTGCCCAGTTTCTTGACGGGCAGGATGCGGCCTTCTCCACGGCCGATATTGGAAGGCTTTACTGGGGCAAGGTTAAATCACTTACACGTAATGTGCTTTATTTAAAACCGCGGACGGTGCTGATGGTTGATATTGCCGTGCCGGATAAGGACGATGTTGATGTAACCCTGCTTTATCAGACACTGGCACTGAATGATATTTCGGTTGGAGGAAAGGTCTCTAAAATATCTAAGGGTGGGTCGACGCTCAACATTATGCCATTAAGCCCGGCGCAAATGGATATAAAAGCGGTGGAAACACCCCATTATATTAAGACACTTCGAAATGAAAAACCGCTTATCAAAGAAGGCATGATAACATCCACATCAAGCAGTTCAGGGGCAAAACCACTCGTGATGGCAAATATCCTGACAACTGAAAATGTTGATGCCACTGTTAAGGTCGAAAAACACAATGGCTATATTTCCGGAACAGCATCAGGTCAGAAATTTGCCTTTACCACCAGCCCTGGAAATCAATATACCGTCGATAATATCAAAACGGATGCAATTTCCTTATCCTGGGATAATGAACGGGCCTTTGTCGGTTCAACAACCACATTCAGCCGAGGTGGGAAACTGCGGGTTTCATCAAATATGCCTATGACATTCGAGCTTTCCGGAAACGGCCTTAAATATTATCATGGCAGCGGCGGTCAGTTGAGCATATATGCTGAAAATCCACCAGCTGATGTTATTTTAAATGGCAAATCAGTGGATGATTTTATTTATAATGATAAAAATAAAATGGTAACCGTCGATGTACCGAAAGGAGAGGGACTTCTGATAATCCAATAA
- a CDS encoding SDR family oxidoreductase, whose amino-acid sequence MTDFSLKDKVIVVTGGTGILGKSFIDAIVEAGGSVGILGRNEEIAHDRADQINRSGSKALPLIADVLNIEELKTAKDKILNEYGKVDGLVNAAGGIMPQGVLMPDQDLFQMDLNGMRDVMDLNLWGTLNPTQVFGEAMAKTAEKGSIVNISSMNSKRAITRVLGYNMGKAAVDCYTQWFAVEMANRYGDKIRMNALAPGFFLTEQNKKMLLNPDGSYTERAQAVIDQTPFKRFGEPDELKGALIWLLSDASKFVTGSMVCVDGGFSIFGGV is encoded by the coding sequence ATGACAGATTTTTCTTTAAAAGATAAAGTGATCGTGGTCACTGGAGGCACCGGTATTTTAGGCAAGTCCTTTATTGATGCTATAGTGGAAGCGGGCGGGTCAGTCGGTATTCTTGGCCGTAATGAGGAAATTGCCCATGATCGCGCTGATCAAATTAACCGAAGTGGCAGCAAAGCATTACCGCTGATTGCTGATGTGCTGAATATCGAAGAGCTTAAGACTGCCAAGGATAAAATCCTGAATGAATATGGCAAAGTAGATGGGCTTGTAAATGCGGCAGGGGGGATTATGCCGCAAGGGGTGCTGATGCCCGATCAGGATCTGTTTCAGATGGACCTGAACGGCATGCGGGACGTGATGGATTTAAATCTGTGGGGCACATTAAACCCGACCCAGGTTTTTGGTGAGGCAATGGCAAAAACTGCCGAAAAGGGCAGCATTGTCAATATTTCTTCGATGAATTCCAAACGGGCGATAACCCGGGTTCTTGGATATAATATGGGTAAAGCGGCGGTTGATTGCTATACCCAGTGGTTTGCGGTTGAGATGGCGAACCGCTATGGGGACAAAATACGTATGAATGCGCTGGCCCCAGGATTTTTCCTGACCGAACAGAATAAAAAAATGCTTCTTAACCCGGATGGGTCCTATACGGAACGGGCGCAGGCTGTGATTGATCAAACCCCGTTTAAACGCTTTGGCGAGCCGGATGAATTAAAAGGGGCGCTTATCTGGCTATTGAGTGATGCTTCTAAATTTGTCACCGGTTCAATGGTCTGCGTCGATGGCGGCTTTTCCATTTTTGGCGGGGTATAG
- a CDS encoding sugar kinase — MVDIVTFGEILLRLKSPGYERFFQTPQFEATFGGAEANVANSLAHFGVNVSHVTALPDNDIAHAAVGELRRHGVDTRHINYQGKRIGTYYLEAGASLRPGRVIYDRAHSSLSEARIDDFNWDKILADTKWFHTTGITPAISHSAADITLDAMKTARKMGLTVSLDLNYRANLWQYGKTATEVMPELAKHADVIIAGREDCQQCLGVDVALKAEEDIAHLDYFKALSNEMMSIFPGLKMLAITLRQSIRADYHRWSACLAERDKFINSDIYDIHNIIDRVGGGDSFSAALIYGLYNKQSIQEALHFATAASALKHSVPGDVNLVTEKEVRSLMKGTSGGRVQR; from the coding sequence ATGGTGGATATCGTAACCTTTGGTGAAATCCTGTTACGGCTGAAAAGTCCGGGATATGAACGGTTTTTTCAAACTCCACAGTTTGAGGCAACATTCGGCGGCGCAGAGGCAAATGTGGCAAATAGTCTGGCACACTTCGGTGTAAATGTTTCTCATGTCACGGCGCTTCCCGATAATGATATTGCCCACGCAGCAGTGGGTGAACTTCGCCGTCATGGCGTGGATACACGACATATAAATTACCAGGGAAAACGTATCGGCACATACTATCTTGAGGCCGGGGCATCGCTCCGCCCGGGACGCGTTATTTACGACCGTGCCCATTCATCACTTTCTGAGGCAAGGATTGATGATTTTAACTGGGATAAAATTCTTGCCGATACGAAATGGTTTCACACAACCGGGATCACTCCGGCCATCAGCCACTCTGCCGCCGACATAACATTGGACGCTATGAAAACAGCGAGGAAAATGGGCCTTACCGTCTCACTTGATCTGAATTACCGGGCCAATTTATGGCAATATGGCAAAACCGCCACTGAAGTCATGCCCGAGCTTGCCAAGCATGCGGACGTTATCATTGCGGGACGTGAAGACTGCCAGCAATGTCTGGGCGTTGATGTTGCTTTAAAAGCTGAAGAAGACATTGCTCACCTCGATTATTTTAAAGCACTCAGCAACGAAATGATGAGCATTTTTCCAGGCCTTAAAATGCTGGCAATAACATTAAGACAGTCAATCCGGGCCGATTATCATCGCTGGTCAGCCTGCCTTGCCGAACGTGACAAATTTATAAACAGTGATATTTACGACATTCATAACATCATTGATCGTGTTGGAGGTGGCGACAGCTTTTCTGCTGCCCTGATTTATGGACTTTATAATAAACAGTCTATTCAGGAAGCATTGCATTTTGCCACAGCGGCCAGTGCCCTGAAGCATTCTGTTCCGGGAGACGTAAATCTGGTCACTGAAAAGGAAGTCAGGTCACTAATGAAAGGCACATCAGGCGGGAGGGTTCAGCGGTAA
- a CDS encoding Gfo/Idh/MocA family oxidoreductase, whose protein sequence is MKTQNTSRRSFIKKTAAAAVGFSIVPRHVLGQGFTPPSDQLNVAVIGGGGKGFSDAVNVWGDGVSNIAAICDVDWNMAAEAFQKFPNAKKYKDFRKLLDEMPDIDAITVSTPDHNHAVITMNAMKRGIHTYVQKPLTHNIYEARTLTEAANQYKIVTQMGNQGASGAGVKQMIKWFDQGMIGNVHEVHVWTNRPVWPQGIKSPTNMPAMLDGLDWDTWIGPAAWVDYHPLYHPFKWRGWWNFGTGALGDMACHLIDPPFRVLGLGYPTEVESSVGATYSQDWMPDYLPASCPPSSRTQLSFPASRKNPVPIKLTWTDGGLRPFHPDLIPADHDIGDGGSTNGVIMMGEKGIMTCGTYAENPKIYLNSGELITQEPVEQEIMLPENGHHRHWVDACKQGYGSEKHKELTSSFDFAGPLTESILMGNLAIRSFNLREKNGEDFEYPGRKKLLWDGKNMKITNFEPANQFVKREYREGWAL, encoded by the coding sequence ATGAAAACACAAAATACCAGCAGAAGATCATTTATCAAAAAAACGGCCGCCGCCGCGGTTGGTTTTTCTATTGTGCCAAGGCATGTTCTTGGTCAGGGCTTTACACCCCCGAGTGACCAATTAAATGTCGCCGTAATCGGTGGTGGGGGCAAGGGTTTTTCAGATGCCGTCAATGTCTGGGGCGACGGAGTATCAAATATCGCCGCGATTTGCGATGTGGACTGGAATATGGCCGCTGAAGCCTTTCAGAAATTTCCAAATGCTAAAAAATATAAGGATTTCAGAAAACTGCTGGATGAAATGCCGGATATTGATGCCATAACCGTTTCAACACCGGATCATAATCATGCCGTTATTACCATGAACGCTATGAAACGCGGCATCCACACTTATGTTCAAAAGCCCCTGACCCACAATATATATGAAGCCCGCACGCTGACGGAAGCGGCGAACCAATATAAAATTGTGACCCAGATGGGCAATCAGGGCGCTTCAGGTGCCGGGGTCAAACAAATGATTAAATGGTTTGATCAGGGAATGATTGGCAATGTTCATGAAGTTCATGTCTGGACCAACCGGCCGGTCTGGCCGCAGGGCATAAAAAGCCCGACCAATATGCCCGCGATGCTAGATGGGCTGGACTGGGATACATGGATTGGGCCAGCGGCATGGGTTGACTATCATCCGCTTTATCATCCCTTTAAATGGCGCGGCTGGTGGAATTTCGGCACCGGGGCACTTGGCGATATGGCCTGCCATCTAATTGACCCGCCATTTCGGGTTCTTGGACTTGGCTATCCGACAGAAGTTGAAAGCAGCGTTGGCGCCACATACTCACAGGACTGGATGCCGGATTATCTGCCTGCTTCTTGCCCGCCATCATCAAGAACCCAGCTTAGCTTCCCGGCCAGCAGGAAAAATCCTGTTCCCATAAAACTGACATGGACCGACGGGGGCTTGCGGCCGTTTCATCCTGACCTGATACCCGCGGATCATGATATCGGTGATGGAGGCAGCACAAACGGTGTCATCATGATGGGGGAAAAAGGAATTATGACCTGTGGCACTTATGCAGAAAACCCGAAAATATACCTAAATTCTGGCGAACTGATCACCCAGGAACCGGTTGAACAGGAAATCATGCTTCCTGAAAATGGCCACCACAGGCACTGGGTAGATGCCTGCAAACAGGGATATGGCAGTGAAAAACATAAAGAGCTTACATCGTCCTTTGATTTTGCCGGTCCGCTAACCGAATCTATTCTGATGGGCAATCTGGCGATCCGCAGCTTCAATCTCCGTGAAAAGAATGGTGAGGATTTTGAATATCCTGGACGCAAAAAACTACTTTGGGATGGTAAAAATATGAAAATTACAAACTTTGAACCTGCCAATCAGTTTGTTAAAAGAGAATATCGTGAAGGCTGGGCCCTTTAA
- a CDS encoding aminotransferase class I/II-fold pyridoxal phosphate-dependent enzyme, which translates to MDNEKRRGLKFDSRAVYTPPDPATKSISPPIIMSSSFQYDAEIFQRIVDGARKEVNIYGRCGNPSEYQFEEQMMMIEGGDACLATASGMAAISITLLGLLKSGDHIVCDWTTYSSTHEMLDHRLTDYNIETTFVDTANPEAVKAAIRPNTKVIYFETIANPSMKVAAIPPLVEMAHERGIVVICDNTFASPYVMRPLEWGVDIVVESATKFIGGHSDVIGGSICMKSEILPPDFLEQIRWNTMVKLGAPLAPFNAWMLSRGISTLSVRLERACKTAAKLARHFEGHNKVGRVWYPGLESHPQHEIAKAQMPKFGAMLTFDVGDGDRALKVLDNLELSCFSASLGGVRSTTQIPALMAFLDIPKEERLEMGISDGMIRVSVGLEDADDLIADFDAALALL; encoded by the coding sequence ATGGATAATGAAAAAAGACGGGGACTTAAGTTTGACAGCAGGGCAGTTTATACGCCACCTGATCCGGCAACAAAATCAATCAGTCCTCCGATCATTATGTCCTCCAGTTTTCAGTATGACGCGGAAATTTTTCAAAGAATAGTTGATGGTGCCCGTAAGGAAGTCAACATTTATGGTCGCTGTGGCAATCCGTCTGAATATCAGTTTGAAGAACAGATGATGATGATTGAAGGGGGTGATGCCTGCCTTGCAACTGCGTCAGGTATGGCGGCTATTTCCATTACTTTGCTCGGGCTTTTAAAAAGCGGTGATCATATTGTCTGTGACTGGACCACCTACAGTTCAACCCATGAAATGCTTGATCATCGGCTGACCGACTATAATATTGAAACCACCTTTGTTGATACGGCAAACCCGGAAGCGGTAAAGGCGGCAATCAGACCCAATACCAAAGTTATTTATTTTGAAACAATTGCCAACCCGTCGATGAAAGTGGCGGCTATTCCGCCGTTGGTTGAGATGGCTCATGAACGGGGAATTGTTGTTATCTGCGATAATACATTTGCCAGTCCCTATGTCATGCGTCCGCTTGAATGGGGTGTGGATATAGTTGTTGAAAGCGCCACCAAATTTATCGGTGGCCACAGTGATGTTATCGGCGGCTCGATTTGTATGAAATCCGAAATTCTGCCGCCCGACTTTCTGGAACAGATCCGCTGGAACACAATGGTTAAACTTGGCGCGCCGCTCGCCCCCTTTAATGCCTGGATGCTGAGCCGAGGCATTTCGACATTAAGCGTCCGGCTTGAGCGTGCCTGTAAAACGGCCGCTAAGCTCGCCCGTCATTTTGAAGGCCATAACAAGGTCGGCAGGGTATGGTACCCCGGACTTGAAAGCCATCCGCAGCATGAAATTGCCAAGGCGCAGATGCCGAAATTCGGGGCGATGCTGACCTTTGATGTCGGGGACGGGGATCGGGCCTTAAAGGTTCTGGATAATCTTGAGCTTAGCTGCTTTTCTGCGAGCCTTGGTGGGGTGCGCAGCACAACACAAATTCCGGCCTTGATGGCCTTTCTTGATATCCCTAAGGAAGAGCGGCTGGAAATGGGGATTTCAGATGGTATGATCCGTGTCTCTGT